In a single window of the Terriglobus roseus genome:
- a CDS encoding aldo/keto reductase produces the protein MMKLTDFRTLGRSGLIVSPLCLGTMTMGTPRWGSADDVSEAIFNAYIDAGGNFIDTADAYAVGRSEELLAEYIAKRSLRDKVVLATKFTMSAGDQAGNPNGSANGRKNLYRALDASLRRLKTDYIDLYWMHAWDTVTPAEEVLQSLGDLVRAGKIRYFGFSDVPAWYAAKVATLAQTHNVPGPIALQLEYSLTERTIEREHVDCAREFGMGITPWSPLASGFLAGKYKREDDGKGSGEGRLAVLAGGNNPAFHKYTERNWKTLDALREVAAEAGKPMAQVALAWASARPGVTSLILGATKVEQLQDNIASLSVTLTAEQLAKLNEVGAPELVHPYMFFTGMLRRERVFGGTDVTGWR, from the coding sequence ATGATGAAGCTCACCGATTTCCGCACGCTTGGCCGCTCGGGCTTGATTGTTTCGCCGCTATGCCTGGGCACCATGACGATGGGCACACCGCGCTGGGGCTCGGCCGACGATGTGTCGGAGGCGATCTTTAACGCGTACATCGACGCGGGCGGCAATTTCATTGACACTGCCGATGCCTACGCCGTTGGCCGCAGCGAAGAGTTACTGGCGGAATACATTGCTAAGCGCAGCCTGCGCGACAAAGTGGTACTGGCGACCAAGTTCACCATGTCCGCGGGCGATCAGGCGGGCAATCCCAACGGCAGCGCGAATGGCCGCAAGAATCTGTATCGCGCTCTGGACGCGTCTCTGCGCCGCCTGAAGACGGACTACATCGATTTATACTGGATGCATGCGTGGGACACGGTCACGCCTGCGGAAGAGGTGCTGCAGTCGCTGGGCGACCTGGTGCGCGCGGGCAAGATTCGCTACTTCGGTTTCAGCGATGTGCCTGCCTGGTATGCGGCGAAGGTCGCGACGCTGGCGCAGACGCACAACGTGCCGGGACCGATTGCGCTGCAGCTGGAGTATTCGTTAACCGAACGAACCATTGAGCGGGAGCACGTGGATTGCGCGCGCGAGTTTGGGATGGGCATTACGCCCTGGAGCCCGCTGGCGAGCGGTTTCCTGGCCGGCAAATACAAGCGCGAAGACGATGGCAAGGGCAGCGGCGAAGGCCGGCTGGCGGTGCTGGCGGGTGGTAACAATCCTGCCTTTCACAAGTACACCGAGCGCAACTGGAAGACACTCGACGCCCTGCGCGAAGTAGCCGCTGAGGCGGGCAAGCCGATGGCGCAGGTAGCGCTGGCGTGGGCCTCCGCGCGGCCGGGCGTGACGTCGTTGATCCTGGGCGCGACGAAGGTGGAGCAGCTGCAGGACAATATCGCCTCGCTTTCCGTGACGCTCACAGCCGAACAGCTGGCGAAACTGAATGAAGTAGGCGCGCCGGAGCTGGTGCATCCGTACATGTTCTTCACGGGCATGCTGCGGCGCGAGCGCGTCTTTGGCGGCACCGACGTGACCGGCTGGCGCTAG
- a CDS encoding RNB domain-containing ribonuclease: protein MSTTAQSSPSHTSPDHFDFAASAAQEMQQDGFDLSPVAGCAAQLAAIIAKPAEEVADGRADLRTLLWSSIDNDSSRDLDQVEWAESVPDSDAIRVRVGIADVAATVAQGSPIDQFAQRQSQTVYTAVRNFPMLPFALSTGLTSLNPHEDRDALVAEFVVAADGSITDRRILAARVQNRAQFAYSRVGSWLSGDADAADLMLTASSALQDQLRLQDQAAQRLRIHRRAAGALDFRRAEAMPVVADGRVMSLDSTLHNRAMDMIEDLMIAANETVATALSAAKRSGLRRVVKNPERWQRIADLVHAASSNLPMPVTLPAQPDAKALNDFLCSEREHDPDHYPDLALAIIKLMGAGEYVLARGDDPDPPGHFALAAQDYAHSTAPNRRFADLVTQRIVHAMLANAPAPYSDDELTAIAEHCNDRDKAARKVERAMLKRAQAQALSHSIGQHYKAIVTGAGPKGTFVRVLQPPVEGMLVHGAAGLDVGDRVNVTLVHTDTAKAFIDFARSDS from the coding sequence GTGTCCACGACTGCTCAAAGCTCACCTTCGCATACGTCTCCTGACCACTTCGACTTCGCCGCATCCGCAGCACAGGAGATGCAGCAGGATGGCTTCGACCTGTCGCCTGTCGCAGGCTGCGCAGCGCAGCTCGCGGCGATCATCGCGAAGCCTGCCGAGGAAGTCGCGGATGGTCGCGCGGATCTGCGGACGCTGCTTTGGTCGTCGATCGACAATGACAGCTCGCGTGATCTGGATCAGGTCGAATGGGCCGAAAGTGTTCCGGACTCCGACGCGATTCGCGTCCGCGTCGGCATCGCTGACGTTGCTGCAACGGTCGCGCAGGGTTCGCCCATCGACCAGTTCGCGCAGCGGCAGTCGCAGACTGTTTACACCGCCGTGCGTAACTTCCCGATGTTGCCCTTCGCGCTGTCGACCGGCCTGACCAGCCTGAATCCGCACGAGGATCGCGATGCGCTCGTCGCAGAGTTTGTCGTTGCCGCGGATGGCAGCATCACCGATCGCCGCATCCTCGCAGCACGGGTGCAGAACCGTGCGCAGTTCGCATACAGCCGCGTTGGCTCCTGGCTCAGCGGCGATGCGGATGCTGCAGACCTGATGTTGACGGCCTCGTCTGCCTTGCAGGATCAATTGCGCTTGCAGGATCAGGCCGCTCAGCGACTGCGCATCCATCGCAGAGCAGCTGGTGCTCTGGACTTCCGTCGTGCCGAGGCGATGCCAGTTGTCGCCGATGGCAGGGTCATGTCGCTCGACAGCACGTTGCACAATCGCGCAATGGACATGATCGAAGACCTGATGATCGCCGCGAATGAGACGGTTGCGACGGCGCTCTCAGCAGCGAAGCGCAGCGGCTTGCGGCGCGTGGTGAAGAATCCCGAGCGCTGGCAGCGCATCGCCGATCTTGTCCACGCAGCAAGTTCGAACCTGCCGATGCCGGTCACCTTGCCTGCGCAGCCGGATGCTAAGGCTCTTAATGATTTCCTGTGTTCCGAACGTGAGCACGATCCCGATCACTATCCCGATCTGGCGCTCGCCATCATCAAGCTGATGGGCGCGGGTGAGTACGTCCTGGCGCGCGGGGATGATCCCGATCCGCCGGGACACTTCGCACTTGCCGCGCAGGACTACGCGCACTCGACTGCGCCGAACCGGCGCTTCGCGGATCTGGTCACACAGCGCATCGTGCATGCCATGCTGGCGAATGCGCCGGCGCCGTACAGCGACGATGAATTAACCGCGATTGCCGAACACTGCAACGACCGCGACAAGGCCGCACGCAAGGTAGAACGAGCGATGCTGAAGCGGGCCCAGGCGCAGGCGCTGAGCCACAGCATCGGCCAGCACTACAAGGCCATCGTCACCGGCGCTGGACCGAAGGGGACGTTCGTCCGGGTACTACAACCACCAGTCGAGGGCATGCTGGTGCATGGTGCCGCGGGGCTGGATGTGGGTGATCGCGTGAATGTGACGCTCGTGCACACGGACACCGCGAAGGCATTCATCGACTTCGCACGCAGTGATAGCTAG
- a CDS encoding nuclear transport factor 2 family protein, producing the protein MLTAVRYSTLTKEEETNMRLHHAIAAPLTACLFTAVCNGQAKITPSPAQNLTQTVSALDKSLFDAYNHCDVAAMGSLVADDLEFFHDQGGLAVGRKLFLENTQKNICGKVQRDLVPGTLEIFPIKDYGAMEVGVHRFRHPGHDDSEPLGEARFLMIWRKTNDGWQLTRVVSYGHGAAK; encoded by the coding sequence GTGCTCACAGCCGTACGATACAGCACCCTCACGAAGGAAGAAGAGACCAACATGCGCCTTCACCACGCCATCGCCGCTCCACTTACTGCCTGTCTTTTCACGGCAGTGTGCAACGGCCAGGCAAAGATAACGCCGTCACCAGCGCAGAACCTCACCCAGACGGTCTCGGCCCTCGACAAGTCACTCTTCGACGCTTATAACCATTGCGATGTCGCCGCTATGGGCAGCCTCGTTGCCGATGACCTTGAGTTTTTCCACGACCAGGGTGGCCTCGCTGTGGGCCGCAAGCTCTTCCTCGAGAACACGCAGAAAAACATCTGCGGCAAGGTGCAGCGGGACCTGGTTCCAGGAACGCTGGAGATCTTTCCGATCAAGGATTACGGAGCCATGGAGGTTGGCGTCCATCGCTTTCGTCATCCCGGGCATGACGATTCCGAGCCGCTTGGAGAGGCGCGATTCCTGATGATCTGGCGCAAGACGAACGACGGCTGGCAGCTTACGCGCGTGGTGAGTTACGGCCACGGTGCAGCGAAGTAA
- the dut gene encoding dUTP diphosphatase, producing the protein MESGLHVPVKRLHPEAKLPKYAHTGPFGDLAADLYSVAGAYIEPHKTALVPTGIAMAFPAEYGALIEDRSGLAVKGITTLAGVIDPGYRGEIKVVLINITDAPIALNAGDRIAQLRMVRKIEATFVEVEDLDDTHRGDGGFGSTGS; encoded by the coding sequence ATGGAATCTGGTCTGCACGTCCCCGTTAAACGTCTTCACCCGGAAGCAAAGCTGCCCAAGTATGCACACACAGGGCCCTTCGGGGATCTGGCCGCAGACCTGTACAGTGTTGCCGGTGCGTATATTGAGCCGCACAAGACAGCGCTCGTGCCTACCGGCATTGCGATGGCATTCCCTGCGGAGTATGGCGCGCTGATCGAAGACCGCAGCGGTCTCGCGGTGAAGGGCATCACAACGCTCGCGGGCGTCATCGATCCCGGATACCGCGGTGAGATCAAGGTGGTCCTCATCAACATCACGGACGCGCCCATCGCGCTGAACGCGGGGGATCGGATCGCGCAACTGCGCATGGTGCGCAAGATTGAGGCGACGTTTGTAGAGGTCGAAGACCTGGATGATACGCACCGCGGCGACGGCGGCTTTGGTTCGACTGGTTCCTGA
- a CDS encoding cation diffusion facilitator family transporter, producing the protein MSSSHKSIYAAIAANVAIAIAKMVGFAFTGSAAMLSEAIHSAVDCGNGALLLVGLKQSTKPADETHPFGYGKELYFWSLIVAVLVFVLGGGVSLWEGFEHARHPAPSSSPVWNYAILGFAFLFEGYALIVSVREFKQSHPGTGLIAAIHASKDPSSFTVIFEDAAATLGLVAAFLGVWLSNSFGWHRADGIASMVIGALLVTVAILLIVECKALIVGEGADRATLRDIRAIAKADADVTDVGLPLTMYFGPHNALLTMNVQFRDGLEGSAMYTAVCRIETIIQKRYPDIKQIYLEAGSMRTSSERFPVAPAG; encoded by the coding sequence ATGTCCTCGTCCCACAAGAGCATCTACGCCGCCATCGCTGCAAATGTCGCCATCGCGATCGCGAAAATGGTCGGTTTCGCCTTTACCGGCTCGGCCGCCATGCTCTCCGAGGCGATCCACTCCGCGGTCGACTGCGGCAACGGCGCGCTGCTGCTCGTGGGCCTGAAACAGAGCACCAAACCTGCGGACGAGACCCACCCCTTCGGCTATGGCAAGGAGCTGTACTTCTGGTCGTTGATCGTTGCCGTCCTGGTATTTGTGCTGGGCGGCGGCGTTTCGCTCTGGGAGGGCTTCGAGCACGCCCGGCATCCCGCGCCGTCGTCCAGTCCGGTCTGGAATTACGCCATTCTCGGCTTTGCCTTCTTGTTTGAAGGCTATGCGCTCATCGTCAGCGTGCGCGAATTCAAGCAGTCCCACCCGGGCACCGGCCTGATCGCGGCCATCCACGCCAGCAAAGACCCAAGCAGCTTTACCGTCATCTTTGAGGATGCGGCAGCAACGCTCGGCCTGGTGGCGGCGTTCCTTGGCGTGTGGCTCAGTAACAGCTTCGGCTGGCATCGCGCGGACGGCATCGCCTCCATGGTCATCGGCGCGCTGCTGGTGACGGTGGCCATCCTGCTGATCGTCGAATGCAAGGCACTCATCGTGGGCGAGGGCGCCGACCGCGCCACGCTGCGGGATATCCGTGCCATCGCCAAAGCCGACGCGGATGTAACGGACGTGGGTCTGCCGCTAACAATGTACTTCGGCCCACACAACGCTCTGCTCACCATGAACGTCCAGTTTCGCGACGGACTCGAAGGGAGCGCCATGTACACGGCGGTCTGCCGCATCGAGACCATCATCCAAAAGCGCTATCCCGACATCAAGCAAATCTACTTGGAAGCCGGCTCCATGCGCACATCGTCCGAGCGCTTCCCTGTCGCTCCCGCAGGCTAG
- the purL gene encoding phosphoribosylformylglycinamidine synthase subunit PurL, with protein MSQPTAIPKEAEVATSSAAISHDVPKPCNVTPALLKTHNITDEEYAKILATMGRTPSLTELGIYSVMWSEHCSYKSSRVHLKRLPTKGTRLSGPGAVMQGPGENAGIIDVGDGWACAFKIESHNHPSYIEPYQGAATGVGGILRDIFTMGARPMAVMDSLRFGPLGLTAAEGMPDLDDDTLSSESIDYEKNRSVMEGVVHGVAGYGNCFGVPNVGGETRFEACYSGNPLLNAFALGLVRHDEIFYAKATGVGNPVIYVGAKTGRDGIHGATMASEEFTEGSEQKRPNVQMGDPFLEKLLLEACLEAMRTGAVSGIQDMGAAGLTCSTCEMGGRGGVGLEIELDKVPQRDSGMTSYEIMLSESQERMLLVAHAGREQEILDVFDKWGLDSAVIGTVIPENRMKVRQGGELVADLSNESLTDDAPVYHRPVGTWKSPVPLDPPAAVLEELKKKRDFTADLKTLLASANICDKRHIFEQYDSMVQTNTVQGPGSEAGVIRIKGTGADGKTERGLAMALAGNGRWCYLEPKLGAMHAVAEAARKVACTGATPVSATNCLNFGNPMKPEIMAQLSNAIDGISDACTALGTPITGGNVSLYNETKGEGIYPTPVIGIVGILDDASKAVPNAFQKVGDTVVFLSAFRGAGRQWQQDFGSSAYAQAVLGEFWGAPPVLDLNEEAALHKALIALADKRLLRSAADLSDGGCITAFARGAFPKSLGVRVEMKVGGEPGMYIERLFSEIGSSVIATLDPAKLEEARGVIAGIPGVFLAPLGEVIADRVEIVLDGESVISASTSELRASWSGALEEQLAAEVVLA; from the coding sequence GTGAGCCAGCCCACAGCCATCCCAAAAGAGGCAGAGGTCGCGACCTCATCCGCCGCAATCTCTCACGACGTGCCGAAGCCCTGCAACGTCACGCCTGCACTGCTCAAGACGCATAACATCACGGACGAGGAATACGCCAAAATTCTCGCAACGATGGGCCGTACGCCGTCGTTGACCGAGCTGGGTATCTACTCCGTCATGTGGAGCGAGCACTGCAGCTACAAGAGCAGCCGCGTGCACCTGAAGCGCTTGCCCACGAAGGGCACACGCCTGAGCGGCCCCGGCGCCGTCATGCAGGGTCCCGGTGAGAACGCCGGCATCATCGACGTGGGGGATGGCTGGGCCTGCGCCTTCAAGATCGAATCGCACAATCATCCGTCGTACATTGAGCCCTACCAGGGCGCGGCGACCGGCGTTGGCGGCATTCTGCGCGACATCTTCACCATGGGCGCACGTCCCATGGCGGTGATGGATTCGCTGCGCTTCGGCCCGCTTGGCCTGACCGCCGCGGAAGGCATGCCGGATCTGGACGATGACACTCTTTCTTCTGAATCCATTGACTACGAGAAGAACCGAAGCGTGATGGAAGGCGTCGTCCACGGCGTCGCTGGGTACGGCAACTGCTTCGGCGTGCCAAATGTTGGCGGCGAGACGCGTTTTGAAGCCTGCTACAGCGGCAATCCGCTGCTGAACGCCTTTGCGCTGGGCCTTGTGCGGCACGACGAAATCTTCTACGCCAAGGCGACCGGCGTTGGGAATCCGGTGATCTACGTCGGCGCAAAGACCGGCCGTGACGGTATCCACGGCGCGACGATGGCCTCCGAGGAGTTCACCGAAGGTTCCGAACAGAAGCGTCCCAACGTCCAGATGGGCGATCCGTTCCTTGAAAAGTTGCTGTTGGAAGCCTGCCTGGAAGCGATGAGGACGGGCGCGGTCAGTGGCATCCAGGATATGGGCGCGGCAGGCCTGACCTGCTCTACCTGCGAGATGGGTGGACGCGGTGGCGTTGGCCTCGAGATCGAACTCGACAAGGTGCCGCAGCGCGACAGCGGCATGACCAGCTACGAAATCATGCTGAGCGAATCGCAGGAGCGCATGCTTCTCGTTGCGCACGCGGGCCGCGAGCAAGAGATCCTCGACGTCTTCGACAAGTGGGGACTCGACTCCGCCGTCATCGGTACGGTCATTCCTGAGAACCGCATGAAGGTTCGCCAGGGTGGTGAACTGGTTGCGGATTTGAGCAACGAATCGCTGACGGATGATGCGCCGGTTTATCACCGCCCCGTCGGTACGTGGAAGTCGCCGGTTCCGCTCGATCCGCCCGCAGCGGTGCTCGAGGAACTCAAGAAGAAGCGCGACTTCACCGCGGATCTGAAGACACTGCTGGCCTCTGCGAACATCTGCGACAAGCGCCACATCTTTGAGCAGTACGACAGCATGGTGCAGACCAACACGGTGCAGGGCCCTGGCTCTGAGGCCGGCGTGATCCGCATCAAGGGCACGGGCGCTGACGGTAAAACGGAGCGCGGCCTCGCGATGGCGCTGGCCGGCAACGGTCGCTGGTGCTACCTGGAACCGAAGCTGGGTGCGATGCACGCGGTTGCGGAAGCGGCCCGTAAGGTCGCCTGCACCGGTGCAACACCGGTCTCCGCGACGAACTGCCTGAACTTCGGCAACCCCATGAAGCCGGAGATCATGGCGCAGCTGTCGAACGCCATTGACGGCATCAGCGATGCCTGCACCGCACTGGGCACGCCCATCACTGGCGGCAACGTCTCGCTCTACAACGAGACGAAGGGCGAAGGTATCTATCCGACGCCGGTTATCGGCATCGTCGGCATCCTCGACGACGCCAGCAAGGCCGTGCCGAACGCCTTCCAGAAGGTTGGCGACACCGTGGTCTTCCTCTCCGCATTCCGTGGAGCAGGGCGCCAGTGGCAGCAGGATTTTGGTTCGTCCGCATACGCCCAGGCTGTTCTCGGCGAGTTCTGGGGTGCACCGCCGGTGCTTGATCTGAACGAAGAGGCCGCTCTGCATAAGGCTCTGATCGCCCTGGCCGATAAGCGACTGCTGCGCAGCGCTGCGGACCTCTCCGATGGTGGCTGTATCACGGCATTCGCTCGCGGAGCATTCCCGAAGAGCCTTGGCGTGCGCGTCGAGATGAAGGTTGGCGGCGAGCCGGGCATGTACATTGAGCGGCTCTTCAGCGAGATCGGTTCGTCGGTTATCGCAACCCTCGACCCCGCGAAGCTGGAAGAGGCGCGCGGTGTCATCGCCGGTATTCCGGGCGTCTTCCTCGCGCCACTTGGCGAAGTCATCGCAGATCGCGTGGAGATTGTGCTCGATGGTGAATCCGTCATCAGCGCCAGCACATCGGAACTTCGAGCATCCTGGTCGGGCGCGTTAGAAGAACAACTTGCCGCCGAGGTGGTGCTCGCATGA
- a CDS encoding MFS transporter, whose product MRKPLLALAIAAFGIGTTEFIIMGLLPDLARDFAVSIPKAGTLVSAYALAVTVGSPLVVLALAKVDRKRALILLMSIFILGNAACALAPNFHLLLLARICTALSHGSFFGIGSIVAANVVPREQRARAVAIMFSGLTLANVLGVPAGTALGQAFGWRAAFWAIVPIGILAGAGVWALVPHQHSEPVHLKHELKSVMRRGVLTTLLISTMSSAAMFCVLTYITPILEIVTHITPHGVTGVLVLFGVAITVGNLLGGIMADSQGFRAVAIGFVALTVLFALMPIAELHVLAMLLVIALWGMLHFAVGAPLQTRVVDQARGAQNLASTLNQGAFNLGNALGAALGALVLTHGFGYRALSLASAVVAALTAGLTVLAIVWEREDKKKSDDHLRFSMGH is encoded by the coding sequence ATGCGTAAGCCTCTGCTCGCACTTGCGATCGCAGCCTTCGGCATTGGCACCACCGAGTTCATCATCATGGGCCTGCTGCCGGACCTGGCGCGGGACTTTGCCGTCAGCATTCCGAAGGCAGGTACGCTCGTCAGCGCCTATGCGCTGGCCGTAACTGTCGGGTCGCCGCTGGTGGTGCTTGCGCTGGCGAAGGTTGATCGCAAGCGCGCACTCATCTTGCTGATGAGTATCTTCATCCTGGGCAATGCTGCCTGCGCGCTCGCGCCTAACTTCCATCTTCTGTTACTCGCGCGCATCTGCACGGCACTGTCGCATGGATCCTTCTTCGGCATCGGCAGCATCGTTGCCGCGAATGTGGTGCCACGCGAGCAGCGAGCACGCGCAGTTGCCATCATGTTCAGTGGTCTGACACTGGCCAATGTACTTGGCGTACCCGCCGGCACCGCGCTGGGCCAGGCCTTCGGTTGGCGAGCAGCCTTCTGGGCCATCGTTCCCATCGGCATCCTCGCAGGGGCAGGTGTGTGGGCGCTTGTCCCGCACCAGCATTCTGAGCCGGTGCACCTGAAGCACGAACTCAAGTCGGTGATGCGGCGTGGAGTCTTGACCACGTTGCTCATCAGCACCATGTCCTCTGCCGCCATGTTCTGCGTGCTCACCTACATCACGCCCATCCTGGAAATCGTCACGCACATCACGCCGCACGGCGTCACCGGTGTGCTCGTCCTCTTCGGCGTTGCGATCACCGTTGGCAATCTGCTCGGCGGTATTATGGCGGATTCGCAGGGCTTCCGCGCCGTCGCTATCGGCTTCGTTGCTCTCACGGTGCTCTTCGCGCTGATGCCCATTGCAGAACTGCACGTCCTTGCCATGCTCCTCGTCATCGCGCTGTGGGGCATGCTGCACTTCGCCGTCGGAGCGCCGCTCCAAACGCGCGTGGTCGATCAGGCGCGTGGGGCGCAGAACCTCGCTTCCACACTGAACCAGGGCGCCTTTAATCTCGGCAACGCTCTCGGAGCAGCGCTGGGAGCACTGGTGCTCACGCATGGCTTCGGCTACCGAGCCCTATCGCTCGCGAGCGCCGTCGTTGCCGCACTCACGGCGGGACTCACCGTGCTCGCCATCGTGTGGGAACGAGAGGACAAGAAGAAGAGCGACGATCATCTGCGCTTCTCCATGGGCCACTAG
- a CDS encoding alpha/beta hydrolase has translation MRWLITNREYKKGVFGDKFGSLTYWTLKDGGSVKNAADWQLVSVDDFRKTLLKVVNDTFPAVVANGESTPSSQQKHVCLFVHGYNNAWDAVMSRYENVAAGLFDGADGLGECIAFDWPSKGALLGYLSDRSEARRTGEDLNNVLSELYDWLLTMQKVATKDPANACKARTSIIAHSMGNYVLEYALNALWTRKNRPLLISLMQEVLMVAADVDNDLFRNGEQVSHGDGEGLSNMSYRITALFTGRDDVLGGSAGLKHFGKRRLGRSGLDRTVPVPDNVWDVDCTALLPRVDGIKTHGEYFDPAADRVYALMRGLLEGKDRSILIQEGLVPDALSRTQQASAPGAVPVTPSPVPPPTPL, from the coding sequence ATGCGCTGGCTCATCACGAACCGGGAATACAAGAAGGGTGTTTTTGGCGATAAGTTCGGCTCGCTGACTTACTGGACGCTGAAAGACGGCGGCAGCGTGAAGAACGCTGCGGACTGGCAACTGGTCAGCGTGGATGACTTTCGGAAGACACTGCTGAAGGTTGTGAATGACACCTTCCCGGCCGTGGTTGCCAACGGCGAAAGCACGCCTTCATCCCAGCAGAAGCACGTATGCCTGTTCGTCCACGGTTACAACAATGCGTGGGATGCCGTGATGAGTCGTTACGAAAACGTTGCGGCCGGTCTGTTCGACGGTGCCGACGGACTGGGCGAGTGCATTGCGTTTGACTGGCCTTCGAAGGGCGCGCTGCTCGGCTATCTCTCCGACCGATCCGAGGCGCGGCGCACCGGAGAAGACCTGAACAATGTCTTGTCCGAGCTGTATGACTGGCTGCTGACCATGCAAAAAGTCGCAACCAAAGACCCGGCAAACGCATGCAAGGCGCGAACGTCGATCATTGCGCACAGCATGGGCAACTACGTCCTGGAGTACGCTCTGAATGCGCTTTGGACTCGTAAGAATCGGCCCCTGCTGATCAGCCTGATGCAGGAGGTGCTGATGGTCGCTGCCGATGTCGACAACGACCTGTTCCGCAACGGCGAGCAGGTCAGCCACGGCGACGGCGAGGGTCTCTCCAACATGAGCTATCGCATCACCGCACTGTTCACCGGGCGCGACGATGTGCTGGGTGGCTCTGCCGGTCTGAAGCACTTTGGCAAACGCCGCCTGGGCCGTTCTGGACTGGACCGTACCGTGCCTGTGCCGGATAACGTGTGGGACGTGGACTGCACTGCCCTGCTGCCAAGGGTAGACGGCATCAAGACCCACGGCGAATACTTTGACCCCGCCGCGGATCGCGTTTACGCCCTGATGCGCGGCCTGCTGGAAGGGAAAGACCGCTCGATCCTGATACAGGAAGGGCTGGTGCCCGATGCCCTGTCCCGCACCCAGCAGGCCTCCGCCCCCGGTGCCGTTCCGGTGACCCCGTCGCCCGTGCCACCGCCAACGCCCCTCTAG
- the purF gene encoding amidophosphoribosyltransferase, with amino-acid sequence MIDELELRTLQATEAIEIEDNEADDHFDKLREECGVMAIYNHPDAARLTYWGLYSLQHRGQESGGIAAADGEDIHDLKGMGLVSEIFTDPVLAKLPGNLAIGHTRYSTTGDSALLNAQPIKVESTKGLIAIAHNGNLVNLGTARERLERDGAIFQTTSDTEIIVQLIAHSKETTLVDCIADSLGQVDGAFSIVMMTRNRIFAARDPHGFRPLSMGRIPGVDGMPDTFVFASETCAFDLLHAKYERDVEPGELVMVSEDGVTSRYFNRDTKQASCIFEHVYFARPDSRIYGRWVQKSRDEMGRTLARESGVPADVIVPVPDSGVTAAIGYASESGIPFNFGLIRNHYVGRTFIQPEQRVRDFGVRMKLNPVRALLEGKRVILIDDSIIRGTTSRKIVRMVRAAGAKEVHMRISCPPTISPCFYGVDTPSTRDLIAANNSVEQIRQFIEADSLAYLSLDGVVHSCTTGDDKPVGYCTACYTGNYPTQWVDVEEILPATANV; translated from the coding sequence ATGATCGACGAATTGGAGCTGAGAACCCTGCAAGCCACGGAAGCAATCGAGATCGAAGACAACGAAGCCGACGACCACTTCGACAAGCTGCGCGAAGAGTGCGGCGTGATGGCGATCTATAACCATCCCGACGCAGCACGCCTCACCTATTGGGGTCTGTATTCGTTACAGCATCGCGGACAGGAATCTGGCGGCATTGCCGCTGCCGATGGCGAAGACATTCATGACCTGAAGGGCATGGGCCTGGTCAGTGAAATCTTCACGGATCCGGTCCTCGCCAAGCTGCCGGGTAATCTCGCGATTGGCCATACGCGCTACTCCACTACCGGAGATTCCGCGCTGCTGAATGCGCAGCCCATCAAGGTGGAATCGACAAAGGGCCTCATCGCCATTGCGCACAACGGCAACCTGGTGAACCTTGGCACAGCACGCGAACGACTTGAACGCGATGGTGCCATCTTCCAGACCACCAGCGACACCGAGATCATCGTGCAGCTTATCGCGCACTCGAAAGAGACGACGCTGGTTGACTGCATCGCCGACTCGCTTGGCCAAGTCGATGGTGCGTTCTCCATCGTCATGATGACGCGCAATCGTATCTTCGCGGCGCGCGATCCACACGGGTTCCGTCCGCTGTCCATGGGCCGTATCCCCGGCGTCGATGGCATGCCTGACACCTTCGTTTTCGCGTCTGAGACATGTGCCTTCGATCTGCTGCACGCGAAGTACGAGCGCGATGTAGAGCCCGGCGAACTTGTCATGGTCAGCGAAGATGGTGTGACCTCGCGCTACTTCAATCGCGACACGAAGCAGGCAAGCTGCATCTTCGAACATGTGTACTTCGCACGTCCCGACTCCCGTATTTACGGCCGCTGGGTGCAGAAGAGCCGCGATGAGATGGGCCGTACGCTCGCCCGCGAATCCGGTGTTCCCGCCGATGTGATCGTGCCTGTGCCGGACAGCGGCGTGACTGCTGCTATCGGCTACGCGAGCGAGAGCGGCATCCCGTTCAACTTCGGCCTTATACGCAATCACTACGTGGGCCGTACCTTCATCCAACCGGAGCAGCGTGTACGCGATTTTGGCGTGCGTATGAAGCTGAACCCGGTGCGCGCATTGCTTGAGGGCAAGCGCGTCATCCTGATTGACGACTCGATCATCCGTGGCACTACCTCACGCAAGATCGTGCGCATGGTGCGTGCGGCTGGCGCGAAGGAAGTGCACATGCGCATCTCCTGTCCGCCGACCATCTCACCCTGCTTCTATGGTGTGGATACGCCAAGCACACGTGACCTGATCGCGGCGAATAATTCCGTCGAACAAATTCGCCAGTTCATTGAAGCAGACTCGTTGGCCTATCTATCGTTGGACGGCGTAGTGCATAGCTGCACCACCGGCGATGACAAGCCCGTCGGCTACTGCACGGCCTGCTACACCGGCAACTACCCGACGCAGTGGGTGGACGTGGAAGAGATTCTGCCGGCGACTGCGAACGTCTAG